A genomic stretch from Caldicellulosiruptoraceae bacterium PP1 includes:
- a CDS encoding LCP family protein, producing MKTKIKLKKQTKIFLISFLATIAVFFLIIAILFKIYSSGNNNSLPPIISGIFDKMGTVSDQEMKDNLPLNILLLGADSREAGRSDTMMLITIRKDLSVNIISIPRDTKVQIEGKPGYNKINAAFAYGKEKLAIKTVEELLNIKIDKYISVNYEAVKKIVDLVGGVDVDVPFHLYYVDTTPNKELYIDIPAGKQHLNGEKAIQFLRWRHNSNGKEYGPGGDLGRIELQKKLINSLIDKMLLPQNIIRFPIIINTVSKYTEQNFTRGEIMWFAENAKKINRDLMVMTTLPGKPQWIDKVSYYINDTQETKKLVEDIQEPEVNKDLLIKIYYNNKDNAEILKNKLIEHGFQNVSTERKWSKFDQDKIISKRINRNYINILKKELGEDINNFTILYQPDYNNKYDIIFEIK from the coding sequence ATGAAAACCAAGATTAAATTAAAAAAGCAAACTAAGATATTTTTAATATCATTTCTTGCTACAATTGCTGTTTTTTTTCTTATTATAGCTATATTATTTAAAATTTATTCTTCAGGGAATAATAATAGTCTTCCTCCAATCATAAGTGGTATTTTTGATAAAATGGGTACTGTTAGCGATCAAGAAATGAAAGACAATCTTCCATTAAATATTCTTCTACTTGGTGCTGATAGTAGAGAAGCAGGCCGTTCAGATACAATGATGCTAATTACGATAAGAAAAGATCTAAGTGTTAATATCATATCAATACCAAGAGATACGAAAGTGCAAATAGAAGGGAAGCCAGGTTATAATAAAATTAATGCTGCCTTTGCTTATGGGAAAGAGAAATTAGCTATTAAAACTGTTGAGGAACTTTTAAATATAAAAATTGATAAATATATTTCTGTTAACTACGAAGCAGTTAAAAAAATAGTTGATCTTGTTGGTGGTGTTGATGTTGATGTTCCGTTTCATCTATATTATGTAGATACAACACCAAATAAAGAATTATATATTGATATACCCGCAGGTAAACAACATCTAAATGGAGAAAAGGCTATTCAATTTTTGAGATGGAGACATAATTCAAACGGAAAAGAATATGGACCTGGTGGCGATTTAGGACGAATTGAATTACAAAAGAAACTTATTAATTCATTAATAGATAAAATGTTACTTCCACAAAATATTATAAGATTTCCTATTATTATAAATACAGTGTCAAAATATACTGAACAAAATTTTACTAGAGGAGAAATAATGTGGTTTGCAGAAAATGCAAAAAAGATAAATAGAGATTTGATGGTAATGACAACATTACCTGGTAAACCCCAATGGATAGATAAAGTATCTTATTATATAAATGATACACAAGAAACAAAAAAATTAGTTGAAGATATACAAGAACCTGAAGTTAATAAAGATTTGTTAATAAAAATATATTATAATAACAAAGATAATGCTGAAATACTTAAAAATAAATTAATAGAACATGGCTTTCAAAATGTATCTACTGAAAGAAAGTGGAGCAAATTTGATCAAGACAAAATAATAAGTAAGAGAATTAATAGGAATTATATTAATATTTTAAAAAAGGAATTAGGTGAAGATATAAATAATTTTACTATTTTATATCAACCTGATTATAACAATAAATATGATATAATTTTTGAGATAAAATAA
- the yqeK gene encoding bis(5'-nucleosyl)-tetraphosphatase (symmetrical) YqeK produces MNDIQNYLIILENLLNKRRLQHSLQVMKISEELALHYNCDKQKAIIAGLLHDCAKCLETDVLLNYAKNSGIFIDKIMVSQKELLHGPAGKYVAEKIFLINDVDILNAIAYHTTGRENMSLLEKIIYVADIIEPSRCFSGIELIRELAFKDLDKSIIKAMESTLKYVFDLGGLVHPYTINARNQLILQNSLLSDRRDLTYENQD; encoded by the coding sequence TTGAATGATATTCAAAATTACTTAATAATATTAGAGAATTTATTAAATAAAAGGAGATTGCAACATTCATTGCAGGTAATGAAAATTTCTGAAGAATTAGCACTACATTATAATTGTGATAAACAAAAAGCAATAATAGCAGGTTTGTTACATGATTGTGCTAAATGTTTAGAAACAGATGTATTGTTGAATTACGCGAAAAACTCTGGTATATTTATAGATAAAATAATGGTTAGTCAAAAAGAACTACTACATGGTCCTGCTGGTAAATATGTAGCAGAAAAAATTTTTTTAATAAATGATGTAGATATATTAAATGCTATTGCATACCACACAACTGGAAGAGAAAATATGTCACTCTTAGAGAAAATTATTTATGTAGCTGATATTATAGAACCTTCACGATGTTTTTCTGGTATTGAATTAATTAGAGAATTAGCTTTTAAGGATTTAGATAAATCAATAATAAAAGCTATGGAAAGTACTTTGAAATATGTTTTTGATTTAGGTGGATTAGTTCATCCATATACAATCAATGCGAGAAATCAACTAATTCTTCAAAACAGTTTATTATCAGATAGGAGAGATTTAACTTATGAAAACCAAGATTAA
- the nadD gene encoding nicotinate (nicotinamide) nucleotide adenylyltransferase — protein sequence MIVLKIAILGGTFNPIHIGHLIIGQYVINKTDIQKVIFLPNGIAPHKANIVSSEDRLKMVELSIEENDKFIVSDYEIKKTTKSYTIETLKYFKEYYQEVYFIIGSDNLYEVKNWYKSEQLLKENKFIVLPRIREKDTIIDKINELTKDYNTDFLFIDMPIIDISSSEIRELIKQRKSIKYLVHWKVEDYIKRKGLYIE from the coding sequence GTGATAGTATTGAAGATTGCAATTCTTGGAGGTACTTTTAATCCTATTCATATAGGACATTTGATAATTGGACAATATGTTATTAACAAAACAGATATACAAAAAGTAATTTTTCTTCCAAATGGTATAGCACCACATAAAGCAAATATTGTCTCGTCAGAGGATAGATTGAAAATGGTTGAACTATCAATTGAAGAAAATGATAAATTTATTGTTTCTGATTATGAAATAAAAAAAACAACAAAAAGCTACACTATTGAAACATTAAAATATTTTAAAGAATACTATCAAGAAGTATATTTTATAATTGGAAGTGATAATTTATATGAAGTCAAGAATTGGTATAAATCAGAACAATTGCTTAAGGAAAACAAATTTATTGTTTTACCTAGAATTCGTGAAAAGGATACTATTATAGATAAAATTAATGAATTAACGAAAGATTATAACACAGACTTTTTATTTATTGACATGCCTATAATTGATATATCATCATCTGAGATAAGAGAATTAATAAAGCAAAGAAAAAGCATTAAATATTTAGTACATTGGAAAGTTGAAGACTACATAAAAAGAAAGGGGCTTTACATTGAATGA